In a single window of the Bradyrhizobium sp. ORS 285 genome:
- a CDS encoding amidohydrolase family protein, which yields MPHYDLIIRGGRVLDPETNLDTTADVAITDGAIAAVGDVGAAADRVIDATGLAVVPGFIDLHAHGQSLPADRMQAFDGVTTTLELEIGVMPVARWYDEQAAIGRTLNYGAAAGWVFARIATMTTQQTASTIAGMGEATRDKRWVEEVATPAETAEIVERTKQGLEQGGLGIAFPNAYAPGTGMKELSELCSLAARQDVPTYTHIAYMSNVDPRSSVDAYVRLIGLAGSTGAHMHICHFNSTSLQDVERCAELVQTAQKQGLKVTTEAYPYGTGSTVVGAGFFADPAFCQRMGTGYDAIEMVAERHRLGSRDELLARQQEDPGALVLIHFLDVAVNQRHRDLLDVSVLFPGGAIASDAMPWILSNGTDYTGDAWPLPDDAVSHPRSSATFTKFLREWVLDRKTVSLMDGIAKCTLIPAQILETSTPAMRRKGRLQAGCDADIAVLDLAGLRDRADFLNMNRASEGVRHLLVNGQAVIANGDLVRDARPGRAVRRPVLS from the coding sequence ATGCCTCACTATGATCTGATCATTCGCGGCGGTCGTGTGCTCGACCCGGAAACCAACCTCGACACGACGGCTGACGTCGCCATCACGGATGGCGCAATCGCCGCCGTGGGCGATGTCGGCGCTGCTGCCGATCGGGTGATCGATGCAACCGGCCTTGCCGTCGTGCCCGGCTTCATCGATCTGCACGCACACGGCCAGTCCTTGCCGGCCGACCGCATGCAGGCATTCGACGGCGTCACCACGACGCTGGAGCTCGAGATTGGCGTGATGCCGGTGGCGCGCTGGTATGATGAGCAGGCAGCGATCGGGCGCACGCTGAACTACGGCGCAGCCGCCGGCTGGGTGTTCGCGCGCATCGCGACGATGACAACGCAGCAGACCGCCTCGACCATCGCCGGAATGGGCGAGGCGACGCGCGACAAGCGCTGGGTGGAGGAGGTCGCGACCCCTGCCGAGACCGCCGAGATCGTCGAGCGTACCAAACAGGGCCTGGAGCAGGGCGGCCTCGGCATCGCCTTCCCGAACGCCTATGCGCCGGGCACCGGCATGAAGGAGCTGTCGGAGCTGTGCAGCCTCGCCGCCAGGCAGGACGTGCCGACCTACACGCACATCGCCTACATGTCGAACGTCGACCCGCGCAGCTCGGTCGACGCCTATGTCAGGCTGATCGGCCTGGCCGGCTCGACCGGCGCGCACATGCACATCTGCCATTTCAACAGCACCAGCCTGCAGGACGTCGAGCGCTGCGCCGAGCTGGTGCAGACCGCGCAGAAGCAGGGCCTGAAGGTCACGACGGAGGCCTATCCCTACGGCACCGGTTCGACCGTCGTCGGCGCCGGCTTCTTCGCCGATCCTGCCTTCTGCCAGCGCATGGGCACCGGCTATGACGCGATCGAGATGGTGGCCGAACGCCATCGTCTCGGCAGCCGCGACGAGTTGTTGGCGCGGCAGCAGGAAGATCCCGGCGCGCTGGTGCTGATCCACTTCCTCGACGTCGCCGTCAACCAGCGTCACCGCGATCTGCTCGACGTGTCCGTGCTGTTCCCGGGTGGCGCGATCGCCTCCGACGCGATGCCGTGGATTCTCTCCAACGGCACGGACTACACCGGCGACGCCTGGCCGCTGCCTGACGATGCGGTGTCGCATCCGCGCTCGTCGGCTACCTTCACCAAGTTCCTGCGCGAATGGGTGCTGGATCGCAAGACGGTGTCGCTGATGGACGGCATCGCCAAGTGCACGCTGATCCCGGCGCAGATCCTGGAGACCTCGACGCCTGCGATGCGTAGGAAGGGGCGGCTGCAGGCCGGCTGCGATGCCGATATCGCCGTGCTCGATCTCGCTGGTCTGCGTGATCGCGCCGACTTCCTCAACATGAACCGGGCCTCCGAAGGCGTCAGGCATCTGCTCGTCAACGGCCAGGCCGTGATCGCCAATGGCGATCTCGTCCGCGACGCGAGGCCGGGACGCGCCGTGCGCCGGCCCGTGCTGTCGTGA
- a CDS encoding GTP-binding protein: MIVPVLLVAGALGAGKTTLLNYLLANPGGRRIAAVVNDFGAVDIDAQLLGTVTEEVISLKNGCICCSLQGDLLRTLSSVIKRDPAPDAIAIETSGISDPTEIIRNLMDPVIFKVAPLETVVTLVDPQRLHDDPGIAEEALWRSQLRAADFVLLTKADLLDRATLDQARAIVGRLKPPSAIFEIARGVVAPDLLFSREIGAPRELPRQLPTMSQPFATVTWTSQAPLSLARFQEVIRQLAPRTLRIKGVLQFTEHPTQPILFQSVATRGTLAPSPVAPPDGLTAQLVLIGRDGELDEAEIDALLRGVIV, from the coding sequence GTGATCGTCCCCGTCCTGCTGGTCGCCGGCGCGCTCGGCGCCGGCAAGACGACGTTGCTGAATTATCTGCTCGCCAATCCGGGCGGACGGCGCATCGCGGCCGTCGTCAATGATTTCGGCGCGGTCGACATCGACGCGCAGCTGCTCGGCACGGTCACCGAGGAGGTGATCAGCCTGAAGAACGGCTGCATCTGCTGCTCGCTGCAGGGCGACCTCTTGCGCACGCTCTCATCCGTGATCAAGCGCGACCCGGCGCCGGATGCGATTGCCATCGAGACCTCGGGCATCTCCGATCCCACCGAGATCATCCGCAACCTGATGGACCCCGTGATCTTCAAGGTCGCGCCGCTCGAAACGGTGGTGACCCTGGTCGATCCGCAGCGGCTGCACGATGATCCCGGGATCGCTGAGGAGGCGCTGTGGCGCTCACAGCTGCGCGCTGCCGACTTCGTGCTGCTGACGAAAGCGGACCTGCTCGATCGCGCCACGCTGGATCAGGCGCGCGCCATCGTCGGCCGCCTCAAGCCGCCATCCGCGATCTTCGAGATCGCGCGAGGCGTCGTCGCGCCGGACCTGCTGTTCAGCCGCGAGATCGGCGCGCCACGTGAGCTGCCACGGCAGCTGCCGACGATGTCGCAGCCCTTCGCGACGGTCACCTGGACCTCGCAGGCGCCGCTGTCGCTGGCCCGCTTTCAGGAGGTGATCCGTCAGCTCGCGCCGCGCACCCTGCGCATCAAAGGCGTGCTGCAGTTCACCGAGCATCCGACGCAGCCGATCCTGTTCCAGTCAGTGGCGACGCGCGGCACCTTGGCGCCATCGCCGGTGGCGCCGCCCGACGGTCTGACCGCGCAACTCGTGCTGATCGGACGCGACGGCGAACTCGATGAGGCGGAGATCGATGCGTTGCTGCGCGGCGTGATCGTGTGA